The region tatatgatatTAAGTATACAACATTCAAAATACATGATGTCACTGTATGGGTAGTGTtaaagcttttttgtttgtttctttctttctttcccatgTTTCTGAAAGTCATAAAACAAATATCAACTTTAGATCTGATGTCAGCTGCTTGGCTATGGTAGAAAGAAATGCTGAGACAGATGGCTTTTCCATGTCTTATCTTGATTTTTCTGCTTTCAGTAACGAAGAGGGTGAGGAGCACCTACGCCAGAGGAAGCTGCAGCTCCCATTCAGTTTCACCACAGGAGAGGCTGTCCTATACGAGACAAATCCCTCTCCTGATGTAACAGATTTCCAACATAATGACAAAGTCCCCACCCCTGGGAAGGACCTGGCCCAGAACGCCTTGGATCCTGATTCACTTTTGGGTTGCATGCTGAAACAAGACAAGTCTGTCTACCTCAATGAAGCAGAGCCTCAGCTGTGCGCAGACAATGTTTTCATGGATACTCAGGCTCTTCTCAGTGTGCCCAGTGACTCCTGGCAAGAGGAGACACCAAAAGCTGTTGATGTGAAGGAGGAATCCGCAGTGGTGGCCATGATTGATACACTAGAGCAGATGGCACAAAACAGGGACCTGTACACAGCTCTTCAGAAACTGGACGTGGACAGTGTGGAGCTGAAAGAATGGGAAAACGCACTCTTAAGGTTGACCAGAGAAGCGAGCGGCAGCGAGAAAGCGCTAAGTCTGGATGACATTCTCACCAATGACATTATCTCCTGTGTGGAGGATATCTTGCTCAAAGATAGCAACAAGTGCCATGTAGCACCGCCAAAACCAAGCAACGGCATGAAAGACCCACTTGCGGGCCTGCCAACAGAGTTTCCTGCAAATCAGTTAATACCTGATTTTGGATTATCTGGAGGGCAGAATTTTGATTGCAAAAGCCCCGCAGTGAATGGTTTAAACCAGCAGGAACTAGGACTCGGATCAGTTGGAACACCTGGACAAGCCGTGACTGGAGCACCCAACATAGCACGAGGCACAGAGAGACTTTCACGTCCAGAACATAGTTCCTCAGGGCTTAACGTGCCTTCTCTTCAGCAGCTACAGTTGAAAGACATTTTGCCTCCATCTCTTGAGATACCTGACACCAGTGACCTAAATGGTTCCTGTCAGAATGGCAATTTTAGCTTTGGACCTTCCATGATAGGATCTTGCACACAGGCTCAAAGTCGGAACCAAGTTTCAATGGCTACACCGTCAGCATCCAGTTTCATTCAGTCCAACAGTTATGGCATATACCACCAGAAAAAGATGCAGGACCATCCCAGCTGTACTGTGGACCAGTTTATGGAGGAACGATATGGAATATCTTCCATCCAGCACCAGCCAAATATGTTTCAAAATCAGTCCAATAACAATACGTATTTGCAAAATAGTTTGAACCAATTAGATCATGCCTTGGGCAATGGGGTGAGCAATGTAATATCAAATAATTGTGATCAAAATGCTTCTCCTGTCCAAGCAATGGACTTTGCAGGACCTCAAACAACAGGGGAACACTGCATCCCCGATGTCCCAAACCCTCTTCAGAACACATACCTTCAAAGTTGCCCATCATTCGAATCACAGATTAATCGCACTCAAGGACAATGTACACAACTACAGCCAGATCAGCCTTCTCCTAATGCAATACAGAGCAGATTCACACCTGATGGATTTGTCCAGGCGAGGAAAACCCAAAGGATATCTCAAGTGGGCCCATGGCTGCAGACCTCTCCGAGTTGCAGAGAGGAATGCAGAAACTTATCCAATGGGATTTATCACTCTCCACAGGGTGGACTTGCCAATAATCAGCCTTCTCCACTTAGGAGTTGCATGTTTGAaaacttctctccctcttataCGAATGGGGACAACCTGCATGGTTCTGGGCAGGCGGTAACCATCTCATCATGCTGGAAAACGAGGATTCCCAACAATCAGAGTCCACCGCAGGCATCCTGCTATTTTCAGTGGAGCCAGAATCAACCAGTTGAGGGCACATCCTCCATTTCACAGGAGGACGCTTGCATCAGTCCCCCATCTTTTCCCGGCATCTCGTCACCAGAGACTGTCATGGAACAATACCTTGGCTGCAATGGACAGACACATGTAAGTATACAAAAGAACACCAAACCAactattaatttttttttaaaaagtcaaccCTTAGTGTTGAATTAGACTGTCATTGCCATGTTAGTGTTGTCTATAGAATTAgaagacacactgaaaaaattTGAAACGTATGTCTTGTGAATAATATATCTTgtgattttgtatttatttcttatAGAATACCATATTATTGATTAATCAGATGTCTAAACATTATGTTATTTCCACAGATAACAAGTCACCCAATGGCACTCCATGGAGCCTTCTCTTCACCGCTAGTTAATAAAATGTACTTTCCTGAGGGAAGCCAAGCCAGCTGTTTCAATGCATAAGGCTGTCCGTTCCCACCAGCGAAAAGAACAGAGCAACTGAAAGGATCACCGTGTGTATACCAGTTTACTGTacagatctaaaaaaaaatagttaataTTCCAATATAGGAAATCATCTGACACTTGGACTTATATGCTAGTGTCTCTGATGCTTTTTGAGCATGAGCAAAgtcacaaatgacaaaaattgttttgttttggtttttatttcattgttctgTAGTCCTATCCTTTGCCAGATGTAGCTATGTAAATgttgtaaataaatacaattataTCTGCTCTGCGATGCAGTACGTAAAGAAGGCAGCAACACTGTTTTAGGAAAATGTGACATAGAGGCAGAAAACCTGGTCATTGATCAAAATGAGATTGTTTGGAACAACATAATGGGGGATCCACGGATTCCAGAAGTGATACTGATCACTGAACGAAAAGccataaatacagaaaaagagcTGCCACCTTTGTTGACCCTAACGTTGACAACCCAGTTGAGCATCTCA is a window of Chanos chanos chromosome 10, fChaCha1.1, whole genome shotgun sequence DNA encoding:
- the LOC115822658 gene encoding aryl hydrocarbon receptor-like; this encodes MLSNDGYAVKKRKKPVQKIKPTSEVALSNPSKRHRDRLNGELERLTNLLPFPENVRCRLDKLSVLRLSVGYLKVKSFFNAAMQKNGAGSPAEHDMDTDWLNDPEFSEGELLLQSLNGFVLVVSAEGYVFYASPTIMDYLGFRQSDVIHQSVYELIHVDDRAIFCRQLHFALNPESFSGDQGEDDMQISSDITRNIVTYDPQHIPPENSSFLERSFVCRFRCLLDNSSGFLALNFQGRLKYLHGQQKRNADGTAAPPQLALFAVATPVQPPSILEIRTKTLIFQTKHKLDFTPLGIDTRGKVVLGYTEMELCMRGSGYQFIHAADMMYCADNHIRMMKTGESGLTVFRLLSKTGEWIWVQANAKLVYKGGKPDFIIARQRALANEEGEEHLRQRKLQLPFSFTTGEAVLYETNPSPDVTDFQHNDKVPTPGKDLAQNALDPDSLLGCMLKQDKSVYLNEAEPQLCADNVFMDTQALLSVPSDSWQEETPKAVDVKEESAVVAMIDTLEQMAQNRDLYTALQKLDVDSVELKEWENALLRLTREASGSEKALSLDDILTNDIISCVEDILLKDSNKCHVAPPKPSNGMKDPLAGLPTEFPANQLIPDFGLSGGQNFDCKSPAVNGLNQQELGLGSVGTPGQAVTGAPNIARGTERLSRPEHSSSGLNVPSLQQLQLKDILPPSLEIPDTSDLNGSCQNGNFSFGPSMIGSCTQAQSRNQVSMATPSASSFIQSNSYGIYHQKKMQDHPSCGNHLIMLENEDSQQSESTAGILLFSVEPESTS